In the genome of Coraliomargarita algicola, one region contains:
- a CDS encoding integrase core domain-containing protein, with protein MTIFLATLAGWLNRRQLDVINYLHAENEILKEQLEKKDVKLALSNTQRRKLAKCGKKLGRKGLMQYASIVTPDRILYWHRKLVALKYTAKRKIQTDRQKEMETIREFCIKFAEENASWGYGRIQGALSNLGYEVSETTVGNILRAAGIPPSEERMKKSTWKQFVRSHMATMCVADFLTTEVWTMRGLVRYHTLFVMNLAKRKVQIAQISCQMNGQVMAQVARNLTDSEDGFLDKMEYFVCDNDPLFTNEFCETLETSGVKVIKTRVATPEQNGYAERFVKSLKEECLDRMIFFGERSLRKAINEYVEHYHHERNHQGLDNLIPFPYASETKGRSGSVVKFERLGGLLNYYHRENGEEERLAG; from the coding sequence ATGACCATTTTCTTAGCCACGTTGGCGGGCTGGCTGAACCGCAGACAGCTTGACGTGATCAACTATTTGCATGCCGAGAATGAGATACTCAAAGAACAGCTGGAGAAGAAGGATGTGAAGTTGGCTTTGAGCAATACCCAAAGACGGAAACTTGCAAAATGCGGCAAGAAGCTCGGGCGCAAGGGACTGATGCAATACGCGAGTATTGTCACGCCGGATCGGATTCTCTACTGGCACCGTAAATTGGTGGCACTCAAATATACGGCGAAGCGCAAGATCCAAACGGATCGGCAAAAAGAGATGGAAACCATCCGTGAGTTTTGCATCAAGTTCGCGGAAGAGAACGCAAGCTGGGGTTATGGACGCATCCAGGGTGCGCTCTCGAATCTCGGTTACGAGGTCAGTGAAACCACGGTCGGTAACATACTTCGAGCCGCAGGTATTCCTCCATCTGAGGAACGTATGAAGAAGTCTACTTGGAAGCAATTCGTCCGCTCGCACATGGCGACGATGTGTGTGGCGGATTTCCTCACCACGGAGGTTTGGACGATGCGCGGCCTTGTCCGCTATCACACGCTTTTCGTCATGAACCTCGCCAAGCGCAAGGTGCAGATCGCTCAGATCAGCTGCCAGATGAATGGTCAGGTCATGGCACAGGTCGCCCGGAACCTCACTGATTCGGAAGATGGCTTCTTGGATAAGATGGAATACTTCGTCTGCGACAACGATCCGCTGTTCACGAATGAATTTTGCGAGACTTTGGAAACTTCAGGAGTGAAGGTCATCAAGACCCGCGTCGCGACACCTGAGCAGAATGGCTATGCTGAGCGCTTCGTGAAAAGCCTGAAAGAGGAGTGCCTTGACCGTATGATATTCTTCGGCGAGCGCTCGCTGAGGAAGGCGATCAATGAGTATGTTGAGCACTATCATCACGAGCGTAACCACCAAGGTTTGGATAATTTGATACCGTTTCCGTATGCCTCTGAAACAAAGGGCAGAAGCGGTTCAGTTGTAAAATTTGAACGGCTCGGAGGGCTGTTAAACTACTATCATCGAGAAAACGGAGAGGAGGAACGACTGGCCGGATAG
- a CDS encoding FAD-dependent oxidoreductase, with protein MFNKKSVDIAVLGAGPVGLTAAHILADRGMDFTLLERAASPHAHSYALALHPDTLELLDTLGVIAPVLKHALRLRRSTIFDQANKQRAIINYSELSGKYPFLAVIPQSQLETILVESLARKGHKPMWNHRARCITPSAEGVHFTVDHLLEGSTGYAISHTEQEIEKVYEYQTNYMIAADGYESMARKAAGIAFPEIKSSLDYAVFEFETNTRLLTEMRMMVDHDKTHIYWPLGNGRCRFSFQMPPNFAQKHSFNKDHGMVDNQAQESSELSNEHLDHLLRTYAPWFIGSSQDVKWRVMVHFEKHLAESFGHERIWLAGDAAHMAAPAGILSMNVGMLEGADLAEKLSIDTDHDGRQFRLNAYNLDRVTEWRRLFDVDQNIVGEGKAAEWLLRHRSSIIGNIPASGQTYTEILEQLKLHETVAA; from the coding sequence ATGTTCAACAAAAAATCAGTCGACATCGCAGTCCTCGGCGCTGGTCCCGTTGGATTGACCGCAGCCCATATCCTCGCTGACAGAGGTATGGACTTCACCCTGCTCGAACGTGCAGCAAGCCCCCACGCCCATAGCTACGCCCTTGCACTACATCCAGATACCTTAGAGCTACTCGACACTCTCGGCGTGATAGCTCCCGTGCTCAAGCACGCCCTCCGACTACGAAGATCCACAATCTTCGACCAAGCGAATAAACAACGCGCCATCATCAACTACAGCGAACTCTCCGGCAAATATCCCTTCCTGGCTGTCATACCTCAAAGCCAACTAGAGACCATCTTGGTCGAGAGCCTCGCCCGCAAAGGCCACAAGCCGATGTGGAACCATCGCGCACGCTGTATCACCCCGAGCGCTGAAGGTGTACACTTCACCGTCGACCATCTACTAGAAGGCTCCACCGGATATGCCATCTCACACACCGAACAGGAAATCGAAAAGGTCTACGAATATCAGACCAATTATATGATCGCAGCTGATGGCTACGAATCAATGGCACGCAAGGCAGCTGGCATCGCCTTCCCTGAAATCAAATCCAGCTTGGATTACGCGGTCTTCGAGTTTGAAACAAACACCCGCCTACTCACCGAAATGCGCATGATGGTCGATCATGACAAGACCCACATATATTGGCCACTCGGCAATGGACGCTGTCGCTTCAGCTTCCAGATGCCACCGAACTTTGCGCAGAAGCACTCCTTCAACAAGGATCACGGTATGGTCGATAATCAAGCGCAGGAAAGCTCCGAATTGAGCAATGAACATCTCGACCACTTACTACGCACATACGCCCCTTGGTTCATCGGTTCCTCTCAAGATGTAAAATGGCGCGTCATGGTACACTTCGAAAAGCACCTTGCTGAAAGTTTTGGTCACGAGCGCATTTGGCTCGCAGGTGACGCCGCCCACATGGCTGCACCTGCTGGCATACTCAGCATGAATGTAGGCATGCTAGAAGGCGCCGACTTAGCCGAAAAACTAAGTATCGATACCGATCACGATGGTCGTCAATTCCGCCTAAACGCTTATAATCTCGACCGAGTCACCGAGTGGCGGCGCCTCTTCGACGTCGACCAGAACATAGTTGGCGAAGGCAAAGCCGCCGAATGGTTACTCCGACACCGCAGCAGCATTATCGGCAACATACCCGCTTCTGGTCAAACATACACAGAGATACTGGAACAGCTCAAACTACACGAAACGGTCGCCGCCTAA
- a CDS encoding AraC family transcriptional regulator — MLPHEAKIELLAASQYGLKTTTFEKECVDFHWHFHPEVELVWIESGEGLLHAGRALVPYQAGQLVLVGANLPHAYGSAPSQRKGAKWTTLHFRPSVWGNEFWRLPENNRIFDLLERAGCGYLYSNKTAAQAAEFLVHIQTPKPGDMPLARLLNLLDLLARDESGRKLNPQSVSGGKVELQDTRLQLGLRKLEQTSHEPGLTQAEAAQWIKMSPPAFCRYFKRLTGRKFQHHLNELRISRACASLLGTEKSITEIAYDSGFNNLSNFNRRFKEFTQHTPRSYRQTQGGLISSKT; from the coding sequence ATGTTGCCACATGAAGCAAAAATCGAACTTCTGGCAGCCAGTCAGTACGGACTTAAAACCACCACATTTGAAAAGGAATGCGTAGATTTCCACTGGCATTTCCACCCTGAAGTCGAATTAGTGTGGATCGAATCCGGGGAAGGACTACTACACGCGGGCCGAGCGCTGGTCCCCTATCAAGCGGGACAATTAGTTTTAGTAGGCGCCAACCTCCCCCACGCCTATGGGTCCGCTCCCAGCCAACGCAAGGGAGCGAAATGGACCACTCTTCACTTTCGTCCATCAGTGTGGGGAAATGAATTCTGGCGGCTTCCCGAAAACAATCGTATCTTTGATTTACTCGAGCGCGCAGGCTGTGGCTATCTTTACTCCAATAAAACTGCTGCACAAGCAGCCGAGTTCCTAGTTCACATTCAAACCCCAAAGCCTGGAGATATGCCTCTGGCTCGACTACTCAATCTGCTAGATCTATTAGCCAGAGATGAAAGTGGACGTAAGCTTAACCCGCAGTCCGTGAGTGGCGGCAAGGTCGAATTACAGGATACTCGCCTGCAATTAGGACTCAGGAAACTAGAGCAGACCTCTCACGAACCAGGACTCACTCAAGCAGAAGCAGCTCAATGGATAAAGATGTCGCCCCCGGCCTTTTGTCGCTACTTCAAACGATTAACTGGCCGAAAATTCCAACACCACCTCAACGAATTGCGCATCTCACGAGCCTGCGCGAGCCTATTGGGAACTGAAAAATCAATTACAGAAATCGCATATGATTCAGGCTTTAACAATCTATCAAATTTCAACCGTCGTTTTAAAGAATTCACACAACACACCCCTCGCTCCTACCGCCAAACACAAGGTGGGCTCATTTCCAGTAAAACATAA
- a CDS encoding PIG-L deacetylase family protein, translated as MIALAIVAHPDDIEFMLAGTLLQLKSRGVEIHMMNLADGSLGSSTLSPEECVRGRWEESQASASVMGAMMHPPLFPDLEVYYNQESLAKVIAAVRRVKPDIVLTQALADYMEDHQNSARLAVTAAISRSMKNAKCDPFVEPYDKPVAVYHAMPHGLQDPFGRTVTPERFIDISDVIATKTAMLNCHKSQAQWLEDTQGMSVLETEMTEMATAMGQRSGAFSLAEGLIRHNPLGFGPSDFDPIAELLGSSCLKNSNFHKND; from the coding sequence ATGATTGCTTTAGCTATAGTTGCGCACCCCGATGACATTGAGTTCATGTTGGCCGGGACTTTGCTCCAATTGAAATCGCGTGGAGTCGAAATTCACATGATGAACTTAGCGGATGGTTCTTTAGGGAGTTCTACTTTAAGTCCAGAAGAGTGTGTCCGGGGTCGTTGGGAAGAATCACAGGCTTCGGCTAGCGTAATGGGGGCGATGATGCATCCGCCACTGTTTCCTGATCTAGAGGTTTATTATAATCAAGAGTCGTTGGCTAAAGTCATTGCGGCAGTTCGGCGAGTGAAGCCAGACATTGTACTAACTCAGGCGCTTGCGGATTACATGGAAGATCATCAAAATAGTGCGCGATTGGCGGTAACTGCCGCAATATCTCGTAGCATGAAGAATGCGAAGTGTGATCCATTTGTTGAGCCGTATGATAAGCCGGTAGCCGTGTATCACGCGATGCCACATGGACTACAGGATCCCTTTGGGCGAACGGTGACGCCAGAGCGATTTATCGACATTAGTGATGTGATCGCTACAAAGACTGCCATGCTGAACTGCCACAAGAGTCAGGCGCAGTGGCTTGAAGACACGCAAGGAATGTCCGTTCTCGAAACTGAGATGACTGAGATGGCTACAGCGATGGGGCAGCGTTCGGGAGCGTTCTCGCTGGCGGAAGGTTTGATACGCCACAATCCATTGGGCTTCGGACCGTCTGACTTTGATCCGATCGCTGAACTGCTAGGATCTTCCTGTCTTAAAAATTCAAATTTTCACAAAAACGATTAA
- a CDS encoding LacI family DNA-binding transcriptional regulator: MEPPKRITQRDLAQLLNMSQVTVSRALSNSSLVSEATKESVMQAAAKLGYQPDPALSSLNAYRRTKQPIKNGQTLAWITGQEATKSSIWYQGALQQAHNYGYHMETFSPNSKGMTPARVMQILHNRNVSGLIFAPRRQAHTQLNIDLKNFCAVAIGYTLQSPIVDRVITDHHRNLMICFQKLYQAGYRRIAMATSDSTEQRIEGRRISSYLYQLHKHPDAEKIPILEYPNTIEKIPRAIIPWIEKWRPDAILYQNPHVLSACRDYGIKIPEDIAFASIALNPRWPKNEDYSGVDELYPQIGAFAVDTLVAHIRKNERGIPKERRVHMLEGRWIAGSTMRHAKH; this comes from the coding sequence ATGGAACCCCCAAAACGCATCACTCAAAGGGATCTCGCTCAACTGCTGAACATGAGTCAGGTCACTGTATCCAGAGCCTTGAGCAATAGCTCTTTAGTATCAGAAGCGACCAAGGAATCCGTAATGCAGGCCGCCGCTAAACTCGGCTATCAGCCTGATCCCGCACTCAGTAGCCTGAACGCTTATCGCCGGACAAAGCAACCCATCAAAAACGGTCAAACCCTAGCATGGATCACTGGCCAAGAGGCAACTAAATCAAGTATATGGTACCAAGGCGCATTACAGCAAGCTCACAACTACGGTTACCACATGGAAACATTCAGCCCAAACTCAAAGGGGATGACTCCAGCGCGCGTAATGCAAATACTACACAATCGTAATGTTAGCGGTTTAATTTTCGCACCTCGTCGTCAAGCTCACACGCAACTAAATATCGACCTAAAGAATTTCTGCGCGGTCGCGATCGGTTACACACTTCAATCTCCCATCGTGGACCGTGTGATTACCGACCACCATCGCAACCTCATGATCTGCTTCCAAAAGTTATATCAGGCTGGCTATCGTCGCATTGCCATGGCCACTTCCGATAGCACTGAGCAACGGATCGAAGGTCGCCGTATCAGTTCTTACTTATATCAATTACACAAACATCCGGATGCTGAAAAAATACCCATCCTCGAATATCCTAATACGATTGAAAAAATCCCTCGGGCAATCATCCCCTGGATTGAGAAATGGCGTCCCGATGCCATTCTTTACCAGAACCCTCATGTCCTGAGTGCCTGCCGTGACTACGGAATCAAAATCCCAGAGGACATTGCTTTCGCATCCATCGCTCTGAACCCCCGATGGCCCAAAAACGAAGATTATTCCGGAGTGGACGAACTCTATCCACAAATAGGAGCCTTCGCCGTTGATACACTGGTGGCTCATATCCGAAAAAACGAACGTGGAATTCCCAAAGAACGACGCGTGCATATGCTGGAAGGAAGGTGGATCGCTGGATCAACAATGCGACACGCCAAGCACTAA
- a CDS encoding type II secretion system protein — protein MHIDRKRGFTLIELLSAIAIAGILLGILIVGIGRVRQTADRVKCVANIRELGKGIMLFSNEHYNRLPPSEEGVSSGTYPGPTFGTDVHSFRSTWSEYIINIYLHEAYDVLICPSRPEEWTAQSRGKYSDYGFNQRLSPVDGEYRKGVPLVTIPNPSNTVLLADSKHSTLNAGMFRLLSYTDVDPRHVGSTANVLYVDQHVESVELNMESPPGYDEPLGRGQFVPEF, from the coding sequence ATGCATATTGATAGAAAGAGAGGGTTTACTCTCATCGAATTGCTGTCTGCAATTGCGATTGCTGGAATCCTTTTAGGGATCTTGATTGTAGGGATTGGTAGAGTTCGGCAAACTGCTGATCGGGTTAAGTGTGTGGCGAATATTCGCGAGTTGGGGAAGGGCATAATGCTCTTCTCCAATGAGCACTATAATCGCCTTCCTCCTAGTGAGGAGGGCGTTAGCTCTGGGACTTATCCAGGGCCGACGTTTGGTACTGACGTTCATTCGTTTCGTTCGACTTGGTCGGAATATATTATCAACATTTACCTTCATGAAGCGTATGATGTGTTGATTTGCCCTTCACGCCCTGAGGAGTGGACGGCACAAAGCCGGGGTAAATATTCTGATTATGGATTTAACCAGCGTCTTTCGCCAGTTGACGGAGAGTATCGAAAGGGAGTGCCACTGGTGACAATTCCTAATCCGTCGAACACAGTGCTACTCGCAGATTCGAAACACTCGACTCTCAATGCTGGAATGTTTCGACTGCTTTCCTATACGGACGTGGATCCGCGCCATGTGGGATCCACTGCAAATGTCCTTTACGTTGACCAGCATGTTGAATCGGTCGAGTTGAATATGGAATCACCTCCTGGATATGACGAGCCATTGGGGCGCGGACAGTTTGTTCCTGAATTTTAG